The following proteins come from a genomic window of bacterium:
- a CDS encoding SIR2 family protein: protein MPQKTVFIFGAGASKADGVSTQAELLKGYFSNNPQDSFSVALNGYFRDFFGIVNTMAEDNKWPSFEEALAMVEIAIDREHSFGPVYTANKLKEIRDGLIISMGRAIESCRVVTKTIHKKFLSKLFWKGHYCKEEYSFVSFNYDILLDIALMEMLCYDIYSDYGIQFANSKDNFDSPLFHRWKPPGDKSVLILKPHGSLNWMQCASCNSIAISGSTKGQIFKTGLLHTIERCPIDNSPMQFVVEPPSYFKRYKNYYLQTTWIKLHETLVAADKIVFIGYSMPDADVMIKYAFKRACFGKNKKIIVVDPEETVTERYERVLGPIAFHKITFADLLEPENYRKIIRKNGSE, encoded by the coding sequence ATGCCACAAAAAACAGTTTTTATATTTGGAGCAGGAGCTTCAAAAGCTGATGGGGTATCAACACAAGCCGAACTTCTAAAAGGGTATTTTTCTAACAATCCACAAGACAGTTTCTCTGTGGCCTTAAATGGCTATTTTAGAGACTTTTTTGGCATTGTTAATACAATGGCTGAAGATAACAAGTGGCCTAGTTTTGAAGAGGCTCTAGCCATGGTAGAAATTGCAATAGATAGAGAACATTCATTTGGTCCTGTGTATACAGCCAATAAACTTAAAGAAATAAGAGATGGTCTTATCATTTCAATGGGGCGTGCTATAGAAAGTTGTCGGGTTGTTACCAAGACTATCCATAAGAAGTTTTTAAGTAAGCTTTTCTGGAAGGGTCACTACTGCAAGGAAGAATATTCTTTTGTCAGCTTCAACTACGATATATTGCTTGATATAGCTCTCATGGAAATGCTTTGTTATGACATTTACTCTGACTACGGGATACAATTCGCAAATTCAAAAGATAATTTTGACTCACCTTTGTTTCACAGATGGAAACCACCAGGAGATAAAAGCGTTTTGATTCTCAAGCCACATGGCTCTTTAAACTGGATGCAGTGTGCATCATGCAATTCAATTGCAATATCAGGCAGTACCAAGGGCCAAATATTTAAAACTGGTTTACTCCACACCATTGAACGATGTCCTATTGATAACTCACCAATGCAATTTGTAGTAGAGCCGCCCTCATATTTTAAGAGGTATAAGAACTATTATCTTCAAACCACATGGATTAAGTTACATGAGACATTGGTTGCAGCAGATAAGATAGTGTTTATTGGTTACTCAATGCCAGACGCAGACGTAATGATAAAATATGCTTTCAAACGAGCGTGTTTTGGTAAGAACAAGAAAATTATAGTAGTGGATCCGGAAGAAACCGTAACTGAACGTTATGAAAGGGTACTTGGACCAATTGCCTTCCATAAAATAACTTTTGCTGATCTATTAGAGCCAGAAAATTACAGAAAGATTATAAGAAAAAATGGGTCAGAGTGA